TTCGCGGTGCGTGATGCGCTCCACCGTGAACACCGGGAATTTCTCGACCTCGTTGTAATAGCCGGTGTGGTCGCCGAACGGGCCCTCGTCGGCCATCTCGCCCGGGTGGATCACGCCCTCGAGCACGAACTCTGCACTGGCTGGCACTTGTAAGTCCGAGCCGAGACATTTGACCACCTCGGCCTTGGCGCCGCGCAAGAGGCCCGCGAAGGCGTACTCCGAAAGCGTGTCCGGCACCGGCGTCACCGCGCCCAGAATCGTGGCCGGGTCGGCGCCCAGCGCCACGGCGACGGGGAAGGGCTTGCCCGGATATGCCTGCTGCCACTCGCGGAAGTCGAGCGCGCCGCCGCGCTGCGCCAGCCAGCGCATGATCAGCTTGTTCTTGCCGATCACCTGCATGCGGTAGATGCCGAGATTCTGCCGCTCCTTGTGCGGGCCGCGGGTGACCACCAGGCCCCAGGTGATCAAGGGGCCCGCATCCGCCGGCCAGCAGGTCTGGACCGGCAGCTGCGACAGGTCCACCTCCGCGCCCTCGATGCGATGCTTCTGGCAGGGCGCCTTGCTCACCACCTCCGCCGGCATGTTCAGCACCTGCTTGAACAACGGCCATTTATCGATCAGGTCGCGAAAGCCCTTGGGCGGCTCCGGCTCCTTGAGGAAGGCCAGCAGCCGGCCGACGTCGCGCAGCGCCTCGACCGACTCCTGCCCCATGCCCAGCGCCACGCGCCGCGGGGTGCCGAACAGGTTGCCGAGCACCGGCACCGTATGGCCCTTCGGCTTCTCGAACAGCAGTGCCGGCCCGCCCGCGCGCAGCACGCGGTCGCAGATCTCGGTCATCTCCAGCCGCGGATCCACCTCGGCGGCAATCCGCTTGAGCTCGCCCAGCTGCTCGAGTTGGGCAATGAAGTCGCGCAGGTCGCGGTATTTCATGTTCAGAACCGGAAGGCGTGTGGAAGCTGCCATGCTAGCAACAAGACACGCTTCAGCGTAGAAGCGGCCGACCGGCATCGGCTTTTTGGGGCCGGCTGCCGGTCGGCCTGGCGATCACGGGTTCAATGGGCCGGGGCAGAATGCTCCGGACGATATGCCGTGTCTTGTCGGTAGGCTGTGTACCAGTCGATCTTGCGTGTCAGGTACATCACCATGGCCAGCGCAGCGAACAAGCCAATGGCGCCAGCCAGCAGCGCATAGTCTTCCAGCTGCAGCAGCACATACAGGTAACCATAGAGCAGGGCCAGAACGGAGCCGATCACGGACGCGCGCAGGGCTGACCTCAGGACCGACAGGCAGTAAGCCGTCACCAGGCCGATGACCGCACTGCTGGCGATGAGATAGGCCAGGAGCAGCCCCAGATGCTCGGCCAGCGAGAGCTGCAGCAGATAGAACAGGCACATCGCGCTGCCGACCAGTAAGTACTGGACAGGATGCACGCGCAGCCGGGCCAGCAGCTCGAACATCCATAGCGTGGCAAATACCAGCCCGATGACCATGAGCTCGTACTTCACGATGCGGTGGGTGACGCTATGGCTGTCCACCGGTGACATGAAATAGACGCCAAAGTGGGAATCCTGGATCTGCTCCGTGTAGGGCTCCAGTGTCGGCATGTGCTGGGGATAATTGCGGCCCAGGTGCGAGACAGACCAGATCGCGGTGAAGCCGTCCTCTGCGATGCTGTGCTCCCTGGGCAGCCAGCTACCCTGGAAGCTGGGATGCGGCCAGTCCGAGCGCAGACTGACCTCCGTATGCTCCGCAAAGGGTGCGAAGCTCAGCCTGTTGCTGCCGTTGAAATGGATCGGAATCTCGAAGCTGTACGAGTCCGCGTTCAGATGAGAACGGATATCGGCATGCACGCCCGCGCCCAGCCGTGAGCCGCCGCCTTCCGCCCCCGGCATGAAGCTGAGCGTGTCCTTGTTCCACCGCAGCGGCAGCGAGCCGGACAACGCGCGTGGATCGCTGAGGTGCAGGACCAGGTTGGCCCGCTCCAGCAGGATTTCCCTGGCCTTGGTCGGGCAGCCGTCGAGCGCTACGCGGTTGAAGCGCCCCTTGAGCAGCAGGTCCGATTCGTACACGGGTATCTCGAATATCCCGCGGCGCCTGATGCTGCTGCGCACAGTCCCATCGATGGTGAGGTCCTTCGGCAGCAAGCTTGCGGTCACCTGCTGCTCCCGTGCCACGGCCTTGCCGTTTGGGGCGGTTTCGGCCCATTTGCAGCGATAGCCCAGCGCAAGATAGGGGCCGACCAGTGTCTGTTCCTTGCCCCATTTCCCGGCGATATCGGCTGCGGCGGCGGCGCGGCTGGTGGACCGCTCATGGATAACCCCGCTGATCTTCATGATCGGTATCTGCAGCAGCAGAATCAGCAGGCCGATCAGAACGATCCGGCTGAATGGCGCATTCCAGTCGAGCCTGCTCTGCGTGGTATTCCCGGTGCTCATGACATAACCCCCTGGTTGTTGGATGTACGGGGGTTATCCTGCGGAAGGCGTATGTGCGGAGTTTGAGGTTTCGATGGCCTTGTGTGAAAAGCGTGTGAAGTTCAGCCGGCAGGCAGGCGCAGCCGGACTTCGGCGCCGCCCGCCGGATGGTTGTGGATCGCCACAGACCCCCGATGCAACTCGGCGACCTCGCGCACGAAACTCAGGCCCAGTCCGGTGCCCTTGCCGCGCCCATGCGGTTTAGGCAGGGAGTAGAACCGTTCAAACAC
This window of the Nevskiales bacterium genome carries:
- the creD gene encoding cell envelope integrity protein CreD; the encoded protein is MSTGNTTQSRLDWNAPFSRIVLIGLLILLLQIPIMKISGVIHERSTSRAAAAADIAGKWGKEQTLVGPYLALGYRCKWAETAPNGKAVAREQQVTASLLPKDLTIDGTVRSSIRRRGIFEIPVYESDLLLKGRFNRVALDGCPTKAREILLERANLVLHLSDPRALSGSLPLRWNKDTLSFMPGAEGGGSRLGAGVHADIRSHLNADSYSFEIPIHFNGSNRLSFAPFAEHTEVSLRSDWPHPSFQGSWLPREHSIAEDGFTAIWSVSHLGRNYPQHMPTLEPYTEQIQDSHFGVYFMSPVDSHSVTHRIVKYELMVIGLVFATLWMFELLARLRVHPVQYLLVGSAMCLFYLLQLSLAEHLGLLLAYLIASSAVIGLVTAYCLSVLRSALRASVIGSVLALLYGYLYVLLQLEDYALLAGAIGLFAALAMVMYLTRKIDWYTAYRQDTAYRPEHSAPAH
- the ubiD gene encoding 4-hydroxy-3-polyprenylbenzoate decarboxylase; the protein is MKYRDLRDFIAQLEQLGELKRIAAEVDPRLEMTEICDRVLRAGGPALLFEKPKGHTVPVLGNLFGTPRRVALGMGQESVEALRDVGRLLAFLKEPEPPKGFRDLIDKWPLFKQVLNMPAEVVSKAPCQKHRIEGAEVDLSQLPVQTCWPADAGPLITWGLVVTRGPHKERQNLGIYRMQVIGKNKLIMRWLAQRGGALDFREWQQAYPGKPFPVAVALGADPATILGAVTPVPDTLSEYAFAGLLRGAKAEVVKCLGSDLQVPASAEFVLEGVIHPGEMADEGPFGDHTGYYNEVEKFPVFTVERITHREAPIYHSTYTGRPPDEPAVLGVALNEVFVPILQKQFPEISDFYLPPEGCSYRLACVSMKKQYPGHAKRVMFGVWSFLRQFMYTKFVIVTDDDVNVRDWKDVIWAITTRMDPARDTVLIENTPIDYLDFASPVSGLGSKIGFDATNKWPGETSREWGRPIAMDPAVKKRVDELWGSLGI